In Pseudodesulfovibrio hydrargyri, a single window of DNA contains:
- the thiC gene encoding phosphomethylpyrimidine synthase ThiC, whose translation MSYTTQMDAARKGIVTPQMETVARKENIRVEDLMERMARGAVIIPANKNHKNLDAEAVGEGMRIKINVNLGISKDCCDVEPELDKVRAALDMKAEAIMDLSCYGKTQEFRQKLVEMSPAMIGTVPIYDAVGFYDKNLQDITVDEFFKVVERHVQDGVDFLTIHAGLNKHTAEKVKTAKRLTNIVSRGGSLLFTWMEINNAENPFYEHFDRLLDICEEYDVTLSLGDGCRPGCLYDATDACQVEELITLGELTKRAWERNVQVMIEGPGHMAMNEIPGNMMMEKRLCHNAPFYVLGPLVTDVAPGYDHITAAIGGAIAGASGADFLCYVTPAEHLRLPTLEDMKDGIVATRIAAHAADIAKGYPGAADWDNNMAKARAALDWDAQFALAMDPVKPTEYRKSSEPEHKDSCTMCGKMCAVRNMNRVLEGKDIQLDD comes from the coding sequence ATGTCTTATACCACTCAGATGGACGCCGCCCGCAAGGGCATCGTCACCCCCCAGATGGAGACCGTGGCCCGAAAGGAAAACATCCGCGTCGAGGATCTCATGGAGCGGATGGCCCGTGGAGCCGTGATCATCCCGGCCAACAAGAATCACAAGAACCTGGATGCCGAGGCCGTGGGCGAGGGCATGCGCATCAAGATCAACGTCAACCTGGGCATCTCCAAGGACTGCTGCGACGTGGAGCCCGAGCTGGACAAGGTCCGGGCCGCCCTGGACATGAAGGCCGAGGCCATCATGGACCTGTCCTGCTACGGCAAGACCCAGGAATTTCGGCAGAAACTGGTCGAGATGTCCCCGGCCATGATCGGCACCGTGCCCATCTACGACGCGGTGGGCTTCTACGACAAGAACCTCCAGGACATCACCGTGGACGAGTTCTTCAAGGTGGTCGAGCGCCACGTCCAGGACGGCGTGGACTTCCTGACCATCCACGCGGGCCTGAACAAGCACACCGCCGAGAAGGTCAAGACCGCGAAAAGGCTGACCAACATCGTCTCGCGCGGCGGCTCCCTGCTGTTCACCTGGATGGAGATCAACAACGCCGAGAACCCGTTCTACGAGCACTTCGATCGTCTGCTGGACATCTGCGAGGAGTATGACGTGACCCTGAGCCTGGGCGACGGCTGCCGTCCCGGCTGCCTGTACGACGCCACCGACGCCTGCCAGGTGGAGGAACTGATCACCCTGGGCGAGCTGACCAAGCGCGCCTGGGAGCGCAACGTTCAGGTCATGATCGAGGGGCCCGGCCACATGGCCATGAACGAGATTCCCGGCAACATGATGATGGAAAAAAGGCTGTGCCACAACGCGCCGTTCTACGTGCTGGGCCCGCTGGTCACGGACGTTGCCCCGGGCTACGACCACATCACCGCCGCCATCGGCGGGGCCATCGCGGGCGCTTCCGGCGCGGACTTCCTGTGCTACGTCACCCCGGCCGAGCACCTGCGCCTGCCCACCCTGGAGGACATGAAGGACGGCATCGTGGCCACCCGCATCGCGGCCCACGCCGCCGACATCGCCAAGGGCTACCCGGGCGCGGCCGACTGGGACAACAACATGGCCAAGGCCCGCGCGGCCCTGGACTGGGACGCCCAGTTCGCCCTGGCCATGGACCCGGTCAAGCCCACGGAATACCGCAAGTCCTCGGAGCCCGAGCACAAGGACTCCTGCACCATGTGCGGCAAGATGTGCGCCGTGCGCAATATGAACCGCGTACTCGAGGGCAAGGACATCCAGCTGGACGACTAG
- a CDS encoding anion permease — translation MKILLKFSPVIVAVLMAILPTPEGLTPQAWYFLSIFVGVVVGLIIEPVPAALVGLSGVALVAVLGLIDPSPTANRNWALSGFSNGVIWLIFSAFMFALGYQKTGLGKRISLLLIRFLGKSTLGLGYAIAFSDAILAPFMPSNTARSAGTIYPIASNIPPMFNSTPDNEPRKMGAYLHWVGISATCVTSSMFLTALAPNLLAVDMIQKSVGISIGWGDWAKIMLPAMLPLFILTPWLGYVLFPPTLKHSPEAPAWATEELRKMGSVSTKELMMLGYAILALIFWIFGKQLHVNSTVAAIFVLVLMVLTDIITWEDVITNKGAWNVLTWFATLVAMAAGLKKTGVLDWVGNMISTNLTGMAPASVVVLLVILFFVLHYFFASTTAHTTALLPLFMATAAPLLPPEMLPKVALMLAGSLGLMGIITPYATGPSPIWYGAGFISQARWWALGGIFGLLYLLAMIGVTAFYV, via the coding sequence ATGAAGATCCTTCTGAAGTTCTCCCCGGTCATCGTGGCCGTTCTCATGGCCATCCTGCCCACGCCCGAGGGGCTGACCCCCCAGGCGTGGTATTTCCTCTCCATCTTCGTCGGCGTGGTTGTCGGGCTGATCATCGAGCCCGTTCCGGCCGCCCTGGTGGGCCTGTCCGGCGTCGCCCTGGTGGCCGTGCTCGGGCTCATCGACCCCAGCCCCACCGCCAACCGCAACTGGGCCCTGTCCGGCTTCTCCAACGGCGTCATCTGGCTGATCTTCTCGGCCTTCATGTTCGCCCTGGGCTACCAGAAGACCGGCCTGGGCAAGCGGATCAGCCTGCTGCTCATCCGCTTCCTGGGCAAGTCCACCCTGGGCCTGGGCTACGCCATCGCCTTTTCCGACGCCATCCTGGCCCCGTTCATGCCGTCCAACACCGCCCGCAGCGCGGGCACCATCTACCCCATCGCCAGCAACATCCCGCCCATGTTCAACTCCACCCCGGACAACGAGCCGCGCAAGATGGGCGCGTACCTGCACTGGGTGGGCATCAGCGCCACCTGCGTGACCAGTTCCATGTTCCTGACCGCCCTGGCTCCGAACCTGCTGGCCGTGGACATGATCCAGAAGAGCGTGGGCATCTCCATCGGCTGGGGCGACTGGGCCAAGATCATGCTTCCGGCCATGCTGCCCCTGTTCATCCTGACCCCGTGGCTGGGCTACGTGCTCTTCCCCCCGACCCTGAAGCACTCGCCCGAGGCCCCGGCCTGGGCCACCGAGGAACTGCGCAAGATGGGCTCGGTCAGCACCAAGGAACTGATGATGCTCGGCTACGCCATCCTGGCCCTGATCTTCTGGATATTCGGCAAGCAGCTGCACGTGAACTCCACCGTGGCCGCCATCTTCGTCCTCGTCCTCATGGTCCTGACCGACATCATCACCTGGGAGGACGTCATCACCAACAAGGGCGCCTGGAACGTCCTGACCTGGTTCGCCACCCTGGTGGCCATGGCCGCCGGGCTCAAGAAGACCGGCGTGCTCGACTGGGTGGGCAACATGATCTCCACCAACCTGACCGGCATGGCCCCGGCCTCGGTGGTGGTCCTGCTGGTCATCCTCTTCTTCGTGCTCCACTACTTCTTCGCCAGCACCACGGCGCACACCACGGCCCTGCTGCCCCTGTTCATGGCCACGGCCGCCCCGCTGCTGCCGCCCGAAATGCTGCCCAAGGTCGCCCTCATGCTGGCCGGTTCCCTCGGCCTCATGGGCATCATCACCCCTTACGCCACCGGGCCCTCGCCCATCTGGTACGGGGCGGGCTTCATCAGCCAGGCGCGCTGGTGGGCGCTCGGCGGCATCTTCGGCCTGCTCTACCTCCTGGCCATGATCGGGGTCACGGCCTTTTACGTCTAA
- a CDS encoding DUF4079 family protein gives MKSHTTSLVATWSGRFPRILAPLILCWLLSSAAALAADPAPQIKPCLACHSMERICRNVDRGGEFWTKTVQRMIANGAHVGPDQVPGLVALLADPDHAKVREALNCPAPGSPEDRTGGVSIIVILAHPVLMTLTLLLALWVAWQGLNRARFTLLKRKAAFNWKGHTRYGLVVMGLWITGAVGGSVVTDMLHGIPDAYELHEGMASIILWLIAFGTVTGLYMDRRKAKRTVMPVLHGAANLLLLLLAVAQLVTGMGILSRLLAP, from the coding sequence ATGAAAAGCCATACCACTTCACTTGTTGCGACATGGTCCGGACGATTCCCGCGTATTCTCGCGCCGCTCATCCTGTGCTGGCTCTTGTCAAGCGCCGCAGCCCTGGCGGCAGATCCCGCGCCGCAGATCAAACCCTGCCTGGCCTGCCACTCGATGGAGCGCATCTGCCGGAACGTGGACAGGGGCGGCGAGTTCTGGACCAAGACGGTACAACGGATGATCGCCAACGGCGCGCATGTCGGCCCGGACCAGGTCCCCGGCCTGGTCGCCCTGCTCGCCGACCCGGATCACGCCAAGGTTCGCGAGGCCCTGAACTGCCCGGCTCCCGGCAGCCCCGAGGACCGGACCGGCGGCGTTTCCATCATCGTCATCCTGGCCCACCCCGTGCTCATGACCCTGACCCTGCTCCTCGCCCTGTGGGTTGCCTGGCAGGGCCTGAACCGTGCCCGCTTTACCCTGCTCAAGCGGAAGGCCGCCTTCAACTGGAAGGGACACACCCGCTACGGACTGGTGGTCATGGGTCTGTGGATCACCGGGGCCGTGGGCGGATCCGTGGTCACCGACATGCTCCACGGCATCCCCGACGCCTACGAACTCCACGAGGGCATGGCCTCGATCATACTCTGGCTCATCGCCTTCGGCACCGTCACCGGCCTGTACATGGACCGCAGGAAGGCCAAGCGCACGGTCATGCCCGTCCTGCACGGCGCGGCCAACCTGCTGTTGCTGCTCCTGGCCGTGGCTCAGCTTGTCACGGGCATGGGCATCCTCTCCCGTCTGCTCGCGCCCTAA
- a CDS encoding MFS transporter, whose amino-acid sequence MARIQAGPDDGREFRRDLVILLGSSLTVMAGATIAPCLPRMAVHFQDAPQAQMLVKMLLSVHALFIALTAPLMGMLMDRFGRRPVLAVSLLLYGLGGSSGAYLDSLYAIMAGRALLGVAVAGIMSGFTTLIGDYYQGERRNRLMGLQAAFTGFGGLVFLTAGGMLADVGWRYPFLIYLFAFCILPGALAYLYEPETAAHVKAGTEGEGMDSLVRFLPIYLLAFTGMVIFYMIPVQLPFHLKSLGGVSNTGIGVAIGTMNLVGAVSSMQFGRLKARFSNTGLFALFSLLMGLGYGVVWLAGGYYGVLAGMVVAGMGFGLLMPNVNVWLLSLVSARSRGRAVGGLTTFFLLGQFVSPMLFEPLVDRFGIADCFGAVGAVLLAGGVLFALSARSARDRG is encoded by the coding sequence ATGGCGCGAATCCAGGCCGGACCGGACGACGGCCGGGAGTTCCGTCGGGATCTGGTCATCCTGCTCGGCAGCAGCCTCACGGTCATGGCCGGGGCGACCATCGCCCCCTGTCTGCCGCGTATGGCCGTCCATTTCCAGGACGCGCCCCAGGCCCAGATGCTGGTCAAGATGCTGCTCTCGGTGCACGCCCTGTTCATCGCCCTGACCGCACCGCTCATGGGCATGCTCATGGACCGGTTCGGACGCAGGCCGGTGCTGGCCGTGTCCCTGCTCCTGTACGGGCTGGGCGGCAGCTCCGGGGCCTACCTGGATTCGCTCTACGCCATCATGGCCGGGCGGGCGCTGCTCGGCGTGGCCGTGGCCGGGATCATGAGCGGCTTCACCACCCTGATCGGCGATTACTACCAGGGCGAGCGGCGCAACCGGCTCATGGGCCTGCAGGCGGCCTTCACCGGCTTCGGCGGGCTGGTCTTCCTGACCGCCGGGGGCATGCTGGCCGACGTGGGTTGGCGCTACCCGTTCCTGATCTATCTGTTCGCCTTCTGCATCCTGCCCGGGGCGCTGGCCTATCTCTACGAGCCGGAAACGGCCGCGCACGTCAAGGCCGGGACGGAAGGGGAGGGCATGGATTCGCTGGTCCGGTTCCTGCCCATCTATCTGCTGGCCTTCACGGGCATGGTCATCTTCTACATGATCCCGGTCCAGCTGCCGTTCCACCTGAAGTCTTTGGGCGGGGTCAGCAACACCGGCATCGGCGTGGCCATCGGGACCATGAACCTGGTCGGCGCGGTGTCGTCCATGCAGTTCGGGCGGCTCAAGGCCCGGTTCTCCAACACCGGCCTCTTCGCCCTGTTCTCCCTGCTCATGGGGCTGGGCTACGGCGTGGTCTGGCTGGCCGGAGGGTATTACGGCGTTCTGGCGGGCATGGTCGTGGCCGGGATGGGATTCGGCCTGCTCATGCCCAACGTCAACGTCTGGCTGCTCTCCCTGGTTTCGGCTCGGTCCCGAGGCAGGGCCGTGGGCGGGCTGACCACCTTCTTCCTGCTGGGCCAGTTCGTCTCGCCCATGCT
- the thiF gene encoding sulfur carrier protein ThiS adenylyltransferase ThiF yields MNNVEQGIAAHIGEANLARLREVTIGIAGCGGLGSNCAMHLVRSGFTRFVLVDFDRVEYSNLNRQAFFNDQVGQYKAEALAANMRAVNPDLDLDIYVERVDVARVKKLFGRCDAVVEAFDRAAAKKRLVEALLPLGRLVVSASGIGGCGDGDALATRKVRDNFYLIGDGVTECSLDTPPLSPRVGIAAAKQADVILAHFLGPVNGKEGE; encoded by the coding sequence ATGAACAACGTGGAGCAAGGCATAGCCGCCCATATCGGCGAGGCGAACCTGGCCCGGCTGCGGGAGGTCACGATCGGCATCGCCGGATGCGGCGGGCTGGGGTCCAACTGCGCCATGCACCTGGTGCGCAGCGGCTTCACCCGCTTCGTCCTGGTGGACTTCGACCGCGTGGAGTACTCCAACCTCAACCGCCAGGCGTTTTTCAACGATCAGGTGGGGCAGTACAAGGCCGAGGCCCTGGCCGCCAACATGCGTGCCGTGAATCCGGACCTGGATTTGGACATCTACGTGGAGCGCGTCGACGTGGCCCGGGTGAAGAAGCTGTTCGGCCGGTGCGATGCCGTGGTCGAGGCCTTCGACCGGGCCGCCGCCAAGAAGCGGCTGGTCGAGGCCCTGCTGCCCCTGGGCAGGTTGGTGGTCTCGGCCTCGGGTATCGGCGGGTGCGGCGACGGCGACGCCCTGGCCACCCGCAAGGTCCGCGACAACTTCTACCTCATCGGCGACGGCGTGACCGAATGCTCCCTGGACACGCCGCCCCTGTCGCCGAGGGTGGGCATCGCGGCCGCGAAGCAGGCGGACGTCATCCTGGCCCATTTCCTGGGCCCCGTGAACGGCAAGGAGGGCGAGTGA
- a CDS encoding MarR family winged helix-turn-helix transcriptional regulator: MSDKSKPGGIPDGREHYAALPEYLSDGTIGFQLYSTALALKKRFSRALGESGFGVTQEQFTLLGLLWEHDGLYQSELAEGAFKDRHSVTRILAGLEARGLVERRPDETDARLARCHLTGAGRALCGPLCEVDARHLREAFRGMDAEEVAGLRKGLARLRRNLEEDLS, from the coding sequence ATGAGTGACAAGAGCAAGCCAGGGGGCATCCCTGACGGGAGGGAGCACTATGCGGCGCTCCCGGAATACCTGTCCGACGGGACCATCGGCTTTCAACTGTATTCCACGGCCCTGGCCCTCAAGAAGCGGTTTTCGCGTGCGCTTGGAGAGTCGGGGTTCGGGGTCACCCAGGAGCAGTTCACCCTGCTCGGGCTGCTCTGGGAGCACGACGGCCTGTACCAGAGCGAGCTGGCCGAGGGCGCTTTCAAGGACCGGCACAGCGTGACCCGCATCCTTGCGGGTCTGGAAGCCAGGGGGCTGGTTGAGAGGCGGCCGGACGAGACCGACGCCCGGCTGGCCCGCTGCCATCTGACCGGGGCCGGGCGGGCCCTGTGCGGGCCGCTGTGCGAGGTCGATGCACGCCACCTGAGGGAGGCGTTTCGCGGCATGGACGCGGAGGAGGTGGCCGGGCTGCGGAAGGGGCTGGCCCGGCTGCGCCGCAACCTGGAGGAAGATCTTTCATGA
- the thiH gene encoding 2-iminoacetate synthase ThiH has product MSFHPLIAAYAEGLPDARFDDFTEQDVRRAMNRTTATAEDFMALMSPAASSLIEEMAQKASRLTVQHFGKTVSLFTPLYLANFCTNHCVYCGFNCTNSIHRSKLTLEEVDAEGAAIAATGLKNLLILTGDAPAKTGVDYLEACTRVLNRHFPSVSIEVFALTEEEYARLVRAGVDGMTMFQETYDEELYAVLHPKGPKRDYRFRLDAPERACRAGMRVVNIGALLGLGDWRRDALLTGLHAAYLMHEYPETDIAVSLPRMRPHVGDWEPATIVSDRDMVQFLMALRLFLPRVGITISTRENAEFRENILPLGVTRMSAGVSTAVGGHADGTGDEENTGQFDISDARGVDEVCAALRAKGYQPVFKDWEPIFETAGEGA; this is encoded by the coding sequence ATGAGCTTTCACCCGCTTATAGCGGCGTACGCCGAGGGCTTGCCCGACGCGCGTTTCGACGACTTCACCGAACAGGACGTGCGCCGGGCCATGAACCGGACCACGGCCACGGCCGAGGACTTCATGGCCCTGATGAGCCCGGCCGCCTCCTCCCTGATCGAGGAGATGGCGCAAAAGGCCAGCCGGTTGACCGTCCAGCACTTCGGCAAGACCGTCAGCTTGTTCACGCCGCTCTACCTGGCCAACTTCTGCACCAACCACTGCGTCTATTGCGGGTTCAACTGCACCAACTCCATCCACCGCTCCAAGCTGACCCTGGAAGAGGTGGACGCCGAGGGCGCGGCCATCGCGGCCACCGGGCTGAAGAACCTGCTCATCCTGACCGGCGACGCCCCGGCCAAGACCGGGGTGGACTACCTGGAGGCCTGCACCAGGGTTCTGAACAGGCACTTCCCGTCCGTGTCCATCGAGGTCTTCGCCCTGACCGAGGAGGAATATGCGCGCCTTGTCCGGGCGGGCGTGGACGGCATGACCATGTTCCAGGAGACCTATGACGAAGAGCTCTACGCCGTGCTCCATCCCAAGGGTCCCAAGCGTGACTACCGGTTCCGCCTGGATGCCCCGGAGCGGGCCTGCCGGGCCGGCATGCGCGTGGTCAATATCGGCGCGCTGCTCGGCCTGGGCGACTGGCGGCGCGACGCGCTGCTGACCGGCCTGCACGCGGCATACCTGATGCATGAGTATCCGGAGACGGACATCGCCGTGTCCCTGCCGCGCATGCGTCCGCACGTGGGCGACTGGGAGCCCGCGACCATCGTATCGGATCGGGACATGGTTCAGTTCCTCATGGCCCTGCGGCTGTTCCTGCCCCGGGTGGGCATCACCATCTCCACCCGCGAGAACGCCGAATTCCGCGAGAACATCCTGCCCCTGGGCGTGACCCGCATGTCGGCGGGCGTGTCCACGGCCGTGGGCGGCCACGCGGACGGAACCGGCGACGAGGAGAACACGGGCCAGTTCGACATCAGCGACGCGCGCGGCGTGGACGAGGTCTGCGCCGCACTGCGCGCCAAGGGATACCAGCCGGTCTTCAAGGACTGGGAGCCCATATTCGAAACCGCGGGAGAAGGCGCATGA
- the thiE gene encoding thiamine phosphate synthase, translating to MAFNRRNILDTDLYCLTAEKFSNGRSNPEVVREMLDAGVKLVQYREKEKKAGAKLKECRAIREMTRRAGAAFIVNDDIDIAILVGADGVHVGQEDLPVECVRELVGPDMAIGLSTHSPEQARDAIGRGADYIGVGPIFRTYTKDDVVDPVGLEYLDYVVANHDIPFVAIGGIKEHNLGEVVRHGARCAALVTEIVGDANIAAKITALRNQMEAAKE from the coding sequence ATGGCCTTCAACCGCCGCAACATTCTGGACACCGATCTGTATTGCCTGACCGCCGAGAAGTTCTCCAACGGACGGTCCAACCCGGAAGTGGTCCGGGAGATGCTCGACGCGGGCGTGAAGCTCGTCCAGTACCGCGAAAAGGAGAAGAAGGCGGGCGCGAAGCTTAAGGAGTGCCGCGCCATCCGCGAGATGACCCGCCGGGCCGGGGCCGCCTTCATCGTCAACGACGACATCGACATCGCCATCCTGGTGGGCGCGGACGGCGTGCACGTGGGCCAGGAGGACCTCCCGGTCGAGTGCGTGCGCGAACTGGTCGGCCCGGACATGGCCATCGGCCTGTCCACCCACAGCCCGGAGCAGGCCCGAGACGCCATCGGGCGCGGCGCGGACTACATCGGCGTGGGCCCGATCTTCCGCACTTACACCAAGGACGACGTGGTCGATCCGGTGGGGCTGGAGTACCTCGACTATGTGGTCGCCAACCACGACATCCCCTTCGTGGCCATCGGCGGCATCAAGGAACACAACCTCGGCGAGGTGGTCCGGCACGGTGCGCGTTGCGCGGCCCTGGTCACCGAGATCGTCGGGGATGCGAATATCGCAGCAAAAATAACCGCCCTCCGCAATCAGATGGAAGCGGCGAAGGAGTAG
- a CDS encoding thiazole synthase, with amino-acid sequence MSEDTFEIGGRILSSRLFTGTGKYGDDSVIPDVCQASGSEVITVALRRVDLESATGNVMDFIPKHMQLLPNTSGARTADEAVRIARLARAMGCGDWIKIEVISDNRYLLPDGFETVKATEILAKEGFVVLPYVNADLYVAKALVDAGAAAVMPLGAPIGTNRGLKTREMVRILIEEIDLPIVVDAGIGRPSEACEAMEMGADAVLVNTAIATASDPVMMARAFGRAVRAGREAYLSGPGAKRVLADASSPLTGFLGGAA; translated from the coding sequence ATGAGCGAGGATACCTTCGAGATCGGCGGCAGGATCCTGTCCAGCCGCCTGTTCACCGGCACCGGAAAATACGGCGACGACAGCGTCATTCCGGATGTCTGCCAGGCCTCGGGCTCCGAGGTCATCACCGTGGCCCTGCGCCGGGTGGACCTGGAGTCCGCCACCGGCAACGTCATGGATTTCATTCCCAAGCATATGCAGCTGCTGCCCAACACCTCGGGCGCGCGCACCGCGGACGAGGCCGTGCGCATCGCCCGGCTGGCCCGGGCCATGGGCTGTGGCGACTGGATCAAGATCGAGGTCATCTCGGACAACCGCTACCTGCTGCCCGACGGCTTTGAGACGGTCAAGGCCACGGAGATCCTGGCCAAAGAGGGATTCGTCGTCCTGCCTTACGTCAACGCCGACCTGTACGTGGCCAAGGCGCTGGTCGACGCGGGCGCGGCCGCGGTCATGCCGCTGGGCGCGCCCATCGGCACCAACCGGGGGCTCAAGACCCGCGAGATGGTCCGCATCCTCATCGAGGAGATCGACCTGCCCATCGTGGTGGACGCGGGCATCGGCCGCCCGTCCGAGGCATGCGAGGCCATGGAGATGGGCGCGGACGCGGTTCTGGTCAACACGGCCATCGCCACGGCCAGCGACCCGGTCATGATGGCCCGCGCCTTTGGCAGGGCGGTTCGCGCCGGGCGCGAGGCCTACCTGTCCGGCCCCGGCGCCAAGCGCGTTCTGGCCGACGCCTCCTCGCCCCTGACCGGCTTTTTGGGGGGCGCGGCATGA
- the thiS gene encoding sulfur carrier protein ThiS: MIVTINGKASELDEPLTILALLESRGIAPSAVVVERNGEIVPGERFGEVGLNDGDHLEVLRFVGGG; this comes from the coding sequence ATGATCGTCACCATCAACGGCAAGGCGTCGGAGCTTGACGAGCCCCTGACCATTCTCGCCTTGCTTGAATCAAGAGGGATCGCGCCGAGCGCCGTGGTCGTCGAACGCAACGGGGAAATCGTCCCCGGCGAGCGGTTCGGCGAGGTCGGCCTGAACGACGGCGACCATCTGGAAGTCCTCCGCTTCGTAGGCGGGGGATAG
- a CDS encoding 2,3-butanediol dehydrogenase: METVPVPPSPPAGWVKIAVQWCGICGSDLHEYVAGPIFIPVDAPHPLTGKQGSLILGHEFTGTVVEVGAGVTKVKVGDMVAPDACQHCGECVTCRAGRYNVCEKLAFTGLHNDGAFARYVNVPAELCFVLPEGVSAEAGAVIEPLATGFKAVREAGSILGETVVVIGAGTIGLGTMMAAKAAGAGKVIVLEMSAARIAKAMECGADVVLNPRECDAVAEVKAMTNGSGADVSFECVGNKMTGPLAVDIIRNAGRAVIVGIFEEASEFNFFSLSGTDKRAIGTLAYTLDDFIGVSALLASGALKAEPLITGRIGLEDIVEKGFLELINNKDENIKILVRLGD; encoded by the coding sequence GTGGAGACCGTTCCCGTTCCCCCGTCCCCTCCGGCGGGCTGGGTCAAGATCGCGGTTCAGTGGTGCGGCATCTGCGGGTCCGACCTGCACGAGTACGTGGCCGGTCCCATCTTCATCCCGGTGGACGCCCCCCATCCCCTGACCGGAAAGCAGGGCAGCCTGATCCTGGGCCACGAGTTCACCGGCACGGTGGTGGAGGTCGGCGCGGGCGTGACCAAGGTCAAGGTCGGCGACATGGTCGCCCCGGACGCCTGCCAGCACTGCGGCGAGTGCGTCACCTGCCGGGCCGGGCGATACAACGTCTGTGAGAAGCTGGCCTTCACCGGGCTGCACAACGACGGGGCGTTCGCCAGGTACGTCAACGTTCCGGCCGAGCTCTGCTTCGTGCTGCCCGAGGGCGTGTCCGCCGAGGCCGGGGCGGTCATCGAACCGCTGGCCACCGGGTTCAAGGCCGTGCGCGAGGCCGGTTCCATCCTGGGCGAGACGGTCGTGGTCATCGGCGCGGGGACCATCGGCCTGGGGACCATGATGGCCGCCAAGGCCGCGGGCGCGGGCAAGGTCATCGTCCTGGAGATGTCCGCCGCGAGGATCGCCAAGGCCATGGAGTGCGGCGCGGACGTGGTCCTCAACCCCCGTGAATGCGACGCCGTGGCCGAGGTCAAGGCCATGACCAACGGCTCCGGGGCCGACGTGTCCTTCGAATGCGTGGGCAACAAGATGACCGGCCCCCTGGCCGTGGACATCATCCGCAACGCGGGCCGGGCCGTCATCGTGGGCATCTTCGAGGAGGCCAGCGAGTTCAACTTCTTCAGCCTGAGCGGCACGGACAAGCGGGCCATCGGCACCCTGGCCTACACCCTGGACGACTTCATTGGCGTGTCGGCCCTGTTGGCTAGCGGCGCGCTCAAGGCAGAGCCCTTGATAACGGGCCGCATCGGCCTGGAGGACATCGTGGAAAAGGGCTTTTTGGAACTGATCAACAACAAGGACGAGAACATTAAGATTCTGGTCAGGCTGGGGGATTAG
- a CDS encoding class I SAM-dependent methyltransferase: MTVFNDNAIGALEFTVTWERDGERHEEWFLGRKVNPVNDIFPRGMRQALEDKQAGESVAFTYEPRLCIPRRKDNLILRLTRDRLRRKTVSGDPIIPRLGRFYPQGHIDGLLDVYPDTLTPFRLIDLDDETFTADRNHPLADVPVTIEAKVQYLEERDTGTYGSLTHWREATCDWGPGMQAMLDGEPPDFFHPAFFDRTTDLGEDFRPPAPDAAALRNYRRLLARFVRPGMRVLDLSPDSERPTGKYDAAACLCALEYMDRPVDILRYIDHFLTPGAPVVLAFTHAFDPERAIRGWSELHPFERMGLALEYLRMAGVTQGLGTVSMRNDWRDRDDPAFLETRGVSDPLFLAYGHKPE, encoded by the coding sequence ATGACCGTATTCAACGACAACGCCATAGGCGCGCTGGAATTCACCGTGACCTGGGAGCGGGACGGCGAGCGCCATGAGGAGTGGTTCCTGGGCCGCAAAGTCAACCCGGTGAACGATATCTTCCCGCGCGGCATGCGCCAAGCCCTGGAGGACAAACAGGCCGGGGAGTCCGTGGCCTTCACCTACGAGCCGCGCCTGTGCATTCCTCGAAGAAAGGACAATTTGATCCTGCGCCTGACCCGCGACCGGCTGCGGCGCAAGACCGTGTCGGGCGATCCGATCATCCCGCGCCTGGGCCGTTTTTATCCCCAGGGGCACATCGACGGGCTGCTTGACGTCTACCCCGATACCCTGACTCCGTTCAGGCTGATCGACCTCGACGACGAGACCTTCACCGCCGACCGCAACCACCCCCTGGCCGACGTGCCGGTGACCATCGAAGCCAAGGTCCAGTATCTGGAGGAACGCGACACCGGCACCTACGGCTCCCTGACCCACTGGCGCGAGGCCACCTGCGACTGGGGGCCGGGCATGCAGGCCATGCTCGACGGCGAGCCGCCGGACTTCTTCCACCCCGCCTTCTTCGACCGCACAACGGACCTCGGCGAGGACTTCCGCCCGCCCGCGCCCGACGCGGCCGCCCTGCGCAACTACCGGCGCCTCCTCGCCCGGTTCGTGCGGCCCGGCATGCGCGTCCTGGACCTCTCCCCGGACTCCGAGCGCCCGACCGGCAAATACGACGCGGCCGCCTGTCTCTGCGCCCTGGAATACATGGACCGCCCCGTGGACATCCTGCGCTACATCGACCACTTCCTGACGCCCGGCGCGCCCGTGGTCCTGGCCTTCACCCACGCCTTCGACCCGGAACGGGCCATCCGGGGCTGGAGCGAACTCCACCCGTTCGAGCGCATGGGGCTGGCCCTGGAATACCTGCGCATGGCCGGGGTCACGCAAGGCCTCGGCACGGTCTCCATGCGCAACGACTGGCGCGACCGCGACGATCCCGCGTTTCTCGAAACCAGGGGAGTCAGCGACCCGCTGTTCCTGGCCTACGGACACAAACCGGAATAA